A single region of the Vicia villosa cultivar HV-30 ecotype Madison, WI linkage group LG4, Vvil1.0, whole genome shotgun sequence genome encodes:
- the LOC131594926 gene encoding uncharacterized protein LOC131594926 codes for MDLDNDLHEAPALPDLSGSQSNVDDKSTGKKNKRKRGKTKNNAVKSDANGGGTPENTIQCVSTDPLMSQSSVEADICLHGNEEKKQKILSQAAENGNGESEIQDKADNCKSVVADAELLAKESVLEVVKMDVEQSINENSSNHEETSDSGKNGSPVNNPDEDLKIHDLSNKSESMKTYSRKKLNDVNCKTKLESPSAEDSNKEPIIQDHHNDDSHEVSDGQMTVGLMEKKKEHLTDQIKVEAEEMELIADNNDDSHEVSGGPLTVTQHEDTNARQEDHDEVTRNGLSCPADISDLSFTVNGDSSKISQCSVDKTIIRNSEKKLLILDVNGLLADCVSDVPNGYYQPEPDFWVRRRKVYKRPYCDDFIKFCFDRFHVGVWSSRTKSNVDDVIRLLLGKSASELLFCWNQSHCTTTKFSTVENRDKPLVLKELRKLWEKLEPGLPWEKGVFHESNTLLLDDSPYKALVNPKHTAIFPYSYRYHYTKDSGLGPKGDLRGYLERLSKADNVQEFVSANSFGQRPIREANPSWGYYLKVIESVKCSENDWPSAPYKEQTSATDKEKTSAPFKEQISAPVKEQTSAPDTVKTSAPDTEQTSAPDKEQTSAPVKEQTA; via the exons ATGGATTTGGATAATGATTTGCACGAGGCGCCAGCTTTGCCTGATTTGTCAGGTTCCCAAAGCAATGTAGATGATAAATCGACAGGGAAAAAGAACAAGAGAAAAAGGGGGAAGACTAAAAATAATGCTGTCAAAAGTGATGCTAATGGTGGTGGCACTCCAGAGAATACTATTCAATGCGTGTCTACTGATCCGTTAATGAGTCAATCTTCTGTAGAAGCGGATATTTGTTTGCACGGGAATGAAGAAAAAAAGCAGAAAATTCTCAGTCAGGCTGCAGAAAATGGAAACGGGGAGAGTGAGATCCAAGACAAAGCAGACAACTGTAAGTCAGTTGTAGCTGATGCAGAGTTACTTGCTAAAGAGTCTGTGTTAGAAGTTGTAAAAATGGATGTCGAGCAAAGTATAAATGAGAACAGTTCCAATCATGAGGAAACAAGTGATTCTGGGAAGAATGGAAGTCCGGtaaacaatcctgatgaggatTTAAAAATTCATGATTTGTCTAATAAATCTGAGAGCATGAAAACCTATTCAAGGAAAAAATTAAACGATGTTAATTGTAAGACAAAATTGGAAAGCCCAAGTGCTGAAGATTCTAACAAGGAGCCAATCATCCAGGACCATCACAATGATGATTCACATGAAGTTTCTGATGGACAAATGACAGTTGGCTTAatggaaaaaaagaaagaacattTAACCGATCAGATCAAAGTTGAAGCGGAGGAAATGGAGTTGATAGCAGACAACAATGATGATTCACATGAAGTTTCTGGTGGACCATTGACAGTTACCCAACATGAAGATACAAATGCTAGACAGGAAGATCATGATGAGGTTACAAGAAATGGTCTGAGTTGTCCAGCTGATATTTCTGATTTAAGCTTCACCGTAAACGGTGATAGTTCTAAGATATCACAATGCTCAGTGGACAAAACTATTATCAGAAACTCAGAGAAGAAGCTTCTCATTCTTGATGTGAATGGCCTTCTTGCTGATTGTGTCAGTGATGTTCCTAATGGGTATTATCAACCGGAACCAGATTTTTGGGTTAGAAGGAGAAAAG TGTATAAGAGGCCCTATTGTGATGATTTTATAAAGTTTTGCTTTGACAGATTTCATGTGGGCGTTTGGTCATCTAGAACCAA GTCTAATGTTGATGATGTAATCAGACTTCTTTTGGGAAAATCTGCATCCGAACTGCTCTTTTGCTGG AATCAATCCCACTGTACTACAACAAAATTCAGTACTGTTGAGAATAGAGATAAGCCCCTTGTGTTGAAGGAACTCAGAAAGTTATGGGAGAAGCTGGAACCTGGTCTTCCATGGGAGAAAGGAGTGTTCCATGAGTCAAACACACTATTACTCGATGATTCCCCTTACAAGGCACTTGTGAATCCT AAGCATACGGCTATATTCCCTTACTCTTACCGGTACCACTACACTAAAGACTCTGGTTTAG GACCTAAAGGTGATCTTCGGGGTTATCTAGAAAGGCTGTCGAAGGCAGACAATGTTCAAGAGTTTGTGTCGGCGAATTCATTTGGCCAGCGGCCCATAAGAGAAGCAAATCCATCCTGGGGTTACTATCTCAAAGTTATAGAATCAGTTAAGTGCAGTGAAAATGATTGGCCCTCAGCACCATATAAGGAGCAAACCTCGGCAACAGATAAAGAGAAAACCTCAGCACCATTTAAGGAGCAAATCTCAGCACCAGTTAAGGAGCAAACCTCAGCACCAGATACAGTGAAAACCTCAGCACCAGATACGGAGCAAACCTCAGCACCAGATAAGGAGCAAACCTCAGCCCCGGTTAAGGAGCAAACTGCTTAA